One Triplophysa rosa linkage group LG21, Trosa_1v2, whole genome shotgun sequence DNA segment encodes these proteins:
- the mxra8b gene encoding matrix remodeling-associated protein 8b yields MFLVLYIWTAFLLPCAWAQTSLQSVVVEARNITAAAGSDVVLPCHNQKMLWRQDRLRDRQRVVHWDLVRNGPDYTVERILDMFSGGTERLYSDYNRGRITISKEAFSDGNFSLVINNVDMDDKGIYTCNLHHHYCKVHQSIQIQLNVTKSSRMEKRVWDGDRSVFVVLEGKSVVLPCVNRRPLWTDGYRDEGQQQVVHWDWQAPGITRDRADRLVDVYASGENRQYGPLFLWNKMNISTDAFNLGDFSLSIRNIQPSDKGLYSCHLHHHYCGLHERRIFRVIVDSSVQPLPPARFPTEAPETPSYRPALPADDPKTNVVEAPHVLNVILPENQTHLLHQVGYILAIFVLLLLMLIGIIMTTRHCRRKGHEFEGQRAQRGRRTSIELCATERQPYNQEDLRLDYKNNIMKERSEGNIYPSPKVIDLNREMDRMSWK; encoded by the exons ATGTTTCTTGTGTTATACA TCTGGACTGCCTTCCTCTTACCATGTG ccTGGGCACAAACCAGCTTGCAGAGTGTTGTCGTGGAGGCGAGGAATATTACTGCTGCCGCAGGGTCAGATGTTGTTTTACCATGTCATAACCAGAAAATGCTTTGGAGGCAGGATCGCCTGAGGGACCGTCAGCGTGTGGTGCACTGGGACCTGGTCCGGAACGGACCCGACTACACTGTGGAGCGCATTTTAGATATGTTCTCAGGGGGAACAGAGCGATTGTACAGTGACTACAATAGGGGCCGTATTACTATCTCGAAAGAAGCCTTCAGCGATGGCAACTTCTCACTAGTTATTAATA ATGTGGACATGGATGATAAAGGCATTTATACCTGCAACCTACATCACCATTATTGCAAGGTCCACCAGTCCATTCAAATCCAGCTTAATGTCACTAAATCAt CCCGAATGGAAAAGCGTGTTTGGGATGGTGATAGGTCTGTGTTCGTGGTTCTTGAAGGAAAGAGTGTAGTGCTTCCCTGCGTGAACCGTAGACCACTGTGGACAGATGGGTACAGGGACGAGGGCCAGCAGCAGGTGGTCCACTGGGACTGGCAAGCTCCAGGGATCACCCGTGACAGAGCAGACCGCCTCGTCGATGTATACGCCTCCGGAGAAAACCGACAGTATGGGCCCCTCTTCCTCTGGAATAAGATGAACATCTCAACCGATGCATTTAACCTGGGGGATTTCTCCCTCAGCATCCGTAACATTCAGCCGTCTGATAAAGGCCTGTATTCTTGCCATCTTCACCATCACTATTGTGGACTACATGAAAGAAGAATCTTTCGGGTGATTGTCGATTCATCCGTCCAGCCTTTGCCTCCAGCGCGCTTCCCAACTGAAGCACCAGAAACACCTTCCTACCGTCCTGCACTGCCTGCTGATGACCCGA AAACAAATGTGGTGGAGGCACCTCATGTGCTGAATGTCATTCTACCTGAGAATCAAACTCACCTGCTGCATCAGGTGGGCTACATCCTGGCCATCTTTGTGCTTCTGCTTCTCATGCTCATTGGAATCATTATGACCACAAGACACTGTAGAAGAAAAG GGCATGAGTTTGAGGGTCAGAGGGCTCAGAG GGGCCGAAGGACATCCATTGAACTGTGTGCCACAGAACGTCAACCCTACAATCAGGAGGACTTGCGGCTGG aCTACAAGAACAACATAATGAAAGAAAGGTCAGAAGGAAATATCTATCCCTCTCCGAAAGTTATCGATCTCAACAGAG AAATGGACAGAATGTCATGGAAATGA
- the aurkaip1 gene encoding aurora kinase A-interacting protein, whose amino-acid sequence MFVSRVVSQINLLSKASGLLPKQSQALCSAVQHCHSAHFKAFHSTNRFLTSATDNKYQPKLWTPLDPDLEEVLVPRKLSVSPLESWLSLRYSLPPLLEAFSPLEEGEIISESMALPPCAVPLLEEGECSTPLHCKKVLEIRRRKMNRHKYRKLLKRTKFLRRRVKDVRRKKKQAKFERDLIRIARRAGLKKAPEGWTTPKVFVKLSQSKRD is encoded by the exons ATGTTTGTCTCAAGAGTGGTTTCACAGATTAACCTGCTTTCCAAAGCGTCTG GTTTACTTCCGAAGCAGAGCCAGGCTTTATGCAGTGCTGTACAACATTGCCATTCTGCCCATTTCAAAGCTTTTCACTCTACAAACAGATTCCTCACCTCAGCTACTGACAACAAGTATCAGCCCAAACTATGGACACCTCTTGATCCAGATTTAGAGGAGGTCCTTGTGCCCCGTAAACTGTCCGTTTCCCCTTTGGAAAGCTGGCTTTCCCTGCGCTATTCTCTCCCCCCTTTGCTGGAGGCTTTTTCGCCTCTGGAAGAAGGTGAGATTATAAGTGAATCCATGGCGCTGCCCCCGTGTGCTGTGCCATTACTGGAAGAAGGAGAATGCTCAACGCCGCTGCACTGCAAGAAAGTGCTGGAGATCAGGCGAAGGAAGATGAACAGGCACAAATACAGAAAGCTGCTAAAAAGGACCAAGTTCCTGAGAAGGAGAGTAAAGGATGTCAGGAGGAAGAAAAAGCAG GCCAAGTTTGAGAGAGATCTCATCCGAATTGCTAGACGAGCTGGACTGAAGAAAGCCCCAGAGGGATGGACAACACCCAAAGTCTTTGTCAAACTGAGCCAATCTAAAAGAGATTGA